The following coding sequences lie in one Thermodesulforhabdaceae bacterium genomic window:
- a CDS encoding YbaB/EbfC family nucleoid-associated protein has protein sequence MIKGLDIMGPIKTLQEKMAKVQEELEQRTVEGSAGGGMVTVVVNGKLEVIDLKIDPQVVNPEDVSMLEDLIIAAVNEALRRAQEIMAEELSKLAGGLNISGLKLPGLF, from the coding sequence ATGATTAAAGGACTGGATATAATGGGGCCCATCAAAACTCTTCAGGAAAAAATGGCGAAAGTGCAGGAAGAATTGGAACAGCGAACCGTGGAAGGATCGGCTGGCGGTGGGATGGTAACAGTTGTAGTAAATGGCAAATTGGAAGTAATAGACCTCAAAATTGATCCCCAGGTTGTAAATCCTGAAGACGTTTCTATGCTAGAGGATCTAATAATTGCCGCTGTGAATGAGGCTTTAAGGCGAGCTCAGGAAATCATGGCGGAGGAACTTTCAAAACTGGCTGGCGGACTAAACATATCTGGTCTCAAGCTCCCAGGGTTATTCTAA
- the dnaX gene encoding DNA polymerase III subunit gamma/tau, which yields MSYLVLARKWRPQNFEEVVGQNHVTKVLQNAIRLNRVAHAYLFSGPRGVGKTSVARIFSKALNCEKGPTPTPCGVCSQCIEMASGKSADVVEIDGASHRGIDNIRSLQESIGYKPIKGRFKIYIIDEVHMLTVEAFNALLKTLEEPPPHVRFIFATTEVHRVPQTVLSRCQRFDFRRIPTKDISLHLERIAKAEEIPVASSIIEAIAVEADGSLRDAETLLEQVIAFHGEGLDDEELLKLLGIVDRTSLINVLKAVVNGDRKACLQLVQEIYESGCDEVKFLNRLLDLVHRLLIVKTMSDNPSSLTRRFTISDHELEILSSLAEKVSAEIVDTYYQILIRGIELARRSSQPHFVLEMTILKMASVPNVLHMPDIIKSVKGLMEGKVYQPPLEALDHRKDALQKTTLVEHQPSEKPLVRRSLDDIVAEWEQFLNWLTLHDQILKVQLANSIAEKGQNSSELVISVIPVYSDILKTESSFDRLKGALHEFFGIPELVLTIKGDDELAQNAKQIQNNLEIKRMERELKNHSMVREILELFNGSIVDVRMNAYSQDVLEGEADSDG from the coding sequence ATGTCATACCTTGTTCTCGCACGGAAATGGCGTCCTCAGAATTTCGAAGAAGTTGTTGGGCAAAACCATGTTACTAAAGTTCTTCAGAACGCTATTCGTCTTAACCGTGTCGCTCATGCTTATCTCTTTAGCGGACCAAGAGGTGTAGGAAAAACATCGGTTGCTCGAATTTTTTCCAAAGCACTAAATTGCGAAAAAGGTCCCACCCCTACCCCCTGCGGCGTTTGCTCTCAATGTATAGAAATGGCTTCCGGGAAATCTGCGGATGTGGTGGAAATAGATGGAGCCTCACATAGAGGCATAGACAACATCCGTTCCCTTCAAGAATCCATAGGATATAAGCCTATCAAGGGCAGGTTCAAAATCTACATAATTGATGAAGTTCATATGCTGACCGTGGAAGCCTTCAATGCTCTTTTGAAAACCCTTGAAGAACCTCCCCCTCACGTGCGTTTTATTTTTGCCACAACGGAAGTCCATAGAGTGCCTCAAACTGTGCTCAGTCGATGCCAGCGCTTCGATTTTCGGCGAATACCGACTAAAGACATAAGCCTTCATCTGGAGCGCATAGCTAAAGCCGAAGAGATTCCTGTTGCTTCATCGATTATAGAAGCAATAGCCGTTGAAGCTGACGGAAGTCTCCGGGATGCTGAGACGCTTCTCGAGCAAGTAATCGCCTTTCATGGGGAAGGGCTTGATGATGAAGAACTTCTAAAACTTCTTGGAATTGTTGACCGAACAAGTCTTATTAACGTTCTGAAGGCTGTCGTAAACGGTGATAGAAAAGCCTGCCTTCAACTGGTTCAAGAAATTTACGAAAGCGGCTGTGACGAAGTTAAATTTCTTAATCGCCTTCTTGACCTGGTGCATCGACTTCTTATCGTTAAAACCATGTCTGATAATCCTTCCTCTCTTACACGACGCTTTACTATATCAGATCATGAGCTTGAAATCCTCTCTAGCCTTGCAGAAAAAGTCTCTGCCGAGATTGTGGATACATACTATCAAATATTGATTCGCGGAATTGAATTAGCACGTCGATCTTCTCAACCTCATTTTGTGCTGGAGATGACGATACTCAAAATGGCTAGCGTTCCAAACGTTCTTCACATGCCTGACATAATAAAATCAGTCAAAGGGCTGATGGAAGGTAAAGTTTACCAACCACCGTTAGAAGCCCTTGATCACCGCAAGGATGCACTTCAAAAAACAACTCTGGTAGAACATCAGCCAAGCGAAAAGCCCCTCGTCAGACGTTCTCTAGACGATATCGTGGCTGAATGGGAACAATTTTTAAACTGGCTTACATTACACGATCAGATTTTAAAAGTGCAGCTTGCGAACAGCATTGCAGAAAAAGGGCAAAACTCTAGCGAATTGGTAATTTCGGTAATACCCGTTTATAGCGACATCTTAAAAACAGAATCATCTTTTGATCGTTTAAAAGGGGCTTTGCATGAATTTTTCGGAATACCTGAGCTTGTTTTAACTATAAAAGGCGACGATGAACTTGCTCAGAATGCAAAGCAAATTCAAAATAACCTGGAAATTAAGCGCATGGAAAGGGAGCTTAAGAATCACTCAATGGTTAGAGAAATTCTTGAGCTGTTCAACGGATCTATTGTAGATGTGCGCATGAATGCTTATTCTCAAGATGTCTTGGAAGGAGAAGCTGATTCTGACGGATAA
- a CDS encoding Mur ligase family protein, which yields MGETEKLYFMGIGGVAMGNMAAACKELGYQVIGSDAGLYPPTSTLIEKLGIPVFIPYDAENISRANPDRVIIGNVIRATNPEVQRIFEHKIPYMSITDLIDKVFLSRHKSLVVAGTHGKTTTTALLAWTLTEAGYDPSALVGGFVKQWDCGYRLGNGDWVVLEGDEYDTAFFDKTPKFWHYRPYGAIVTSVEFDHGDIYPNLEAVKNAFKTFASLIPPEGFLVVKHEDPHREELAKVCKGRIISYGVEDGATFRLISVIPQQQSAIVTYQRKEGRIASFRLPLIGKHNALNALAVSAVLEELGIEPGRFSELFEKFPGVKRRQEVIGEWTDGTGNITLIDDFAHHPTAVKETIHAVKNHYIGRRIVVVFEPRTNTSKRKFFQDVYPNAFTGSDLVFFKAPADYETIPSEERIDIEAIASSAKNNGQTKDARSFFNTDELVEYLSRAIRPGDVVLFMSNGSMDGIPQKTKTVLDERLGR from the coding sequence ATGGGGGAAACTGAAAAACTATACTTCATGGGAATAGGCGGCGTAGCGATGGGAAACATGGCTGCTGCCTGTAAAGAGCTAGGTTATCAGGTGATAGGATCAGATGCGGGGCTTTATCCTCCTACAAGCACCCTGATAGAAAAACTTGGAATCCCCGTTTTCATACCCTACGATGCGGAAAACATCTCGCGAGCAAATCCAGACAGAGTCATCATTGGAAACGTAATCAGAGCAACCAATCCAGAAGTTCAGCGTATATTTGAGCATAAAATACCCTACATGAGTATCACAGACCTGATAGATAAGGTTTTTCTGTCACGACATAAAAGCCTTGTCGTGGCGGGAACTCACGGAAAAACTACCACCACAGCCCTCCTCGCCTGGACTCTTACTGAAGCAGGCTACGATCCATCGGCTCTGGTTGGAGGATTCGTTAAGCAATGGGACTGTGGCTACAGACTGGGTAACGGCGATTGGGTAGTGCTTGAAGGAGATGAATACGATACGGCTTTTTTCGATAAAACTCCCAAGTTCTGGCATTATCGTCCCTACGGGGCTATCGTTACCAGTGTAGAATTCGACCATGGAGATATTTACCCAAACCTGGAAGCTGTAAAGAATGCCTTCAAGACTTTCGCAAGTCTCATCCCACCTGAAGGATTTCTTGTAGTGAAACATGAAGACCCTCACAGAGAAGAGTTAGCAAAAGTCTGCAAAGGACGGATCATTTCATACGGAGTCGAAGATGGTGCTACCTTCAGATTGATTTCTGTCATTCCTCAACAGCAAAGCGCCATTGTGACTTATCAACGCAAAGAAGGTCGAATCGCATCCTTCAGGCTCCCCTTAATTGGAAAACATAATGCTCTCAATGCTCTTGCCGTTTCAGCCGTTTTAGAGGAACTAGGAATAGAACCCGGGAGATTTTCTGAGCTTTTTGAAAAATTTCCAGGAGTAAAGCGCCGTCAGGAAGTCATTGGAGAATGGACGGATGGAACAGGGAATATCACACTCATTGACGATTTTGCTCACCACCCAACAGCCGTTAAGGAAACTATCCATGCAGTAAAAAACCATTACATTGGACGTCGCATTGTGGTTGTATTCGAACCAAGAACAAACACGAGTAAACGAAAATTCTTTCAAGACGTTTATCCTAATGCTTTTACCGGATCTGATTTAGTTTTTTTCAAGGCGCCGGCTGACTATGAAACTATTCCATCTGAAGAAAGGATAGACATAGAAGCGATCGCATCATCTGCAAAGAATAACGGACAGACAAAAGATGCTCGCTCTTTTTTCAATACTGACGAACTGGTTGAATATCTCTCGAGAGCAATCCGCCCTGGCGACGTTGTATTATTTATGAGCAATGGATCGATGGACGGAATTCCACAAAAGACAAAAACCGTTCTGGATGAACGGCTGGGTCGTTGA
- a CDS encoding epoxyqueuosine reductase QueH has translation MRILLHTCCGPCTIFPLRSLREKGFEVFGFYYNPNIHPYQEWRKRLEALQEVARVESEDKPFHLIVRHDYPLEEFLRNVVFREENRCIYCYTIRLEATARAARKSGFDAFTTTLLYSKRQRHELIKEIAESVSRRFSIAFYYEDFRKGWKTGQEEAIRLGIYRQQYCGCIYSEKERFYKKPKLEKESDEIQWFL, from the coding sequence ATGCGCATTCTTCTCCACACCTGTTGTGGTCCCTGCACGATTTTTCCTCTGAGAAGTCTTCGGGAAAAGGGTTTTGAAGTGTTCGGTTTTTACTACAATCCGAACATTCATCCTTATCAGGAATGGCGGAAAAGACTTGAAGCTCTTCAGGAAGTAGCCAGAGTAGAAAGCGAAGATAAGCCTTTTCATCTGATTGTAAGGCATGATTATCCTCTCGAGGAATTTTTAAGAAATGTCGTCTTTCGCGAAGAAAATCGCTGTATCTACTGTTACACAATAAGACTGGAAGCCACAGCCAGAGCAGCCAGGAAAAGCGGTTTTGATGCTTTCACCACGACTCTTTTATACAGCAAAAGGCAGAGACATGAACTCATAAAGGAGATTGCTGAGAGTGTTTCCAGGCGGTTTTCCATAGCTTTTTACTATGAAGACTTCCGAAAGGGATGGAAGACAGGGCAGGAAGAAGCGATAAGGCTGGGAATTTATCGGCAACAGTATTGTGGGTGTATCTACAGCGAGAAGGAAAGATTCTACAAAAAGCCCAAATTAGAAAAAGAGTCTGATGAGATCCAATGGTTTCTGTAG
- a CDS encoding serine hydrolase domain-containing protein, whose product MSNSNILDLLKSAAEDRLFTAASVIISRGEDVLFEAHTGYEEENGLPVTCNHLFDLASLTKPIVTATAFMKLCSDGILTLDEPLHYFFPSKRIHPDLRNVPLRAILSHAGGWKDYEPFYLALPANRDRETAKNYILRAILETPPAYTPLKQSCYSDLGYILLGFILEEIKGVKLDVLWTDICRTLCPEPNLIYLSKENLQSHRIDILTVSTGWCSWRKRWLKGEVHDENCFAMGGIAGHAGLFGTAQAVSGWLKELFRTWSGNSPRLPIKKDIVRSFWERRKEIPNSTWALGFDTPSTQNSTAGRFFSQTSVGHLGFTGTSFWLDLTDGFSVVLLTNRVYYPGTKDRMKLFRMAIHDLARTEYGGN is encoded by the coding sequence ATGAGCAATTCAAACATCCTCGACCTGCTTAAGAGTGCCGCTGAAGATCGATTATTTACTGCAGCATCAGTTATAATTTCCCGTGGGGAAGATGTTCTTTTCGAGGCGCACACAGGTTACGAAGAAGAAAACGGGCTTCCTGTCACCTGTAATCACCTTTTCGACCTTGCTTCTCTCACAAAACCCATCGTTACAGCCACAGCCTTCATGAAACTTTGCTCTGATGGTATCCTGACGCTTGATGAACCGCTCCATTACTTCTTTCCATCAAAACGGATTCATCCTGATCTCCGCAATGTGCCTTTGCGGGCGATTCTCTCTCATGCAGGTGGCTGGAAAGATTATGAGCCATTCTATTTAGCCCTTCCAGCAAACCGAGATAGAGAAACAGCTAAAAATTATATCTTGAGAGCTATTCTTGAAACACCCCCGGCATATACACCACTCAAGCAATCCTGTTATAGCGACCTGGGTTACATTTTGCTTGGCTTTATCCTTGAAGAAATTAAAGGCGTAAAACTCGATGTTCTGTGGACTGACATTTGCAGAACTCTTTGCCCAGAACCTAATTTGATCTATCTATCCAAGGAAAACCTTCAAAGTCACAGAATAGATATTTTAACGGTTTCTACGGGATGGTGTTCCTGGAGGAAGAGATGGCTCAAAGGCGAAGTTCACGATGAAAATTGCTTTGCCATGGGAGGAATTGCCGGTCATGCAGGTCTGTTTGGCACAGCTCAGGCTGTGTCAGGCTGGCTCAAAGAACTCTTCAGGACATGGAGTGGCAACTCGCCTAGACTTCCAATTAAAAAAGACATAGTGCGATCTTTTTGGGAAAGACGGAAGGAAATCCCTAACTCAACCTGGGCTCTTGGTTTCGATACGCCGTCTACGCAAAACTCCACTGCAGGACGGTTCTTTTCCCAGACCAGCGTTGGACACCTTGGTTTTACAGGCACATCCTTTTGGTTAGATCTTACCGATGGATTCTCTGTTGTTTTACTCACAAATAGAGTTTACTATCCCGGCACGAAGGACAGGATGAAGCTTTTTCGGATGGCAATTCATGACTTGGCGAGGACGGAATATGGGGGAAACTGA
- a CDS encoding molybdopterin-dependent oxidoreductase, producing MHNNGDANIHEIKTHCGRMDHGGCGLVVKVKDKEIISITGDPEAPLSRGYICPKGIASLEKLRHPQRLRFPLKRIGERGANQWERISWEEALRVVSEKLIETKERYGARSVAFCQGMPKGLEHFVLIRLANLFGSPNVVAVQDVCHAPREITGLHMCGFYPVVDFRHKSSLVILWGSHATATNEEGAIGKLLLDQLKEGTRLITIDPRKTDLGKRSDLHLQLRPGSDTALALGMLNVIIEEKLYDEYFVENWTQGFEDLARHVKAYTPEEVSRITWVPKEQIIQTARLYATLRPAAIHWGNAIEQTRKNFDTARALIAIMAISGNLDSPGGNIQPLDPPIAPLGKFVRASKIPEKPKEMIHAHFGTIPRLMTVPPAFFRKAVLDGIPYKVRAAYMQCTNPLLTWADSELTERTLKSLDFLVVSDIFMTPTALYADIVLPVATQFEFNDIGHYGLGHGYILARPKIADPPPECLPDMEILNELGKRITDPSEWYDNYEGFLEEVLAPAGMTYKEFVERGYLAGEEKFFKYRNSGFKTTSGKVELVMPQASRWGADPLPDGKTLPDETDDNFPLVLTSAKDKVYLHSSYRWIEGLRKLSDHPCAEIHPETAKRYGIKDGSDVLIETKHGKIIQKAKITDSVHPFVVVAAYGWWFPEEGAHKHYECKKSNFNLLTSASNPGQAFGTCDLKGIACRISPID from the coding sequence ATGCATAACAACGGAGATGCAAATATCCACGAAATAAAAACTCATTGTGGTCGAATGGATCACGGAGGATGTGGGTTAGTCGTTAAAGTTAAGGACAAAGAAATCATTAGCATAACAGGCGATCCTGAAGCGCCTTTAAGTAGAGGCTACATCTGCCCTAAAGGGATCGCTTCTTTAGAAAAACTTCGTCATCCTCAGCGACTTCGCTTTCCACTGAAGAGAATTGGGGAACGCGGAGCCAACCAATGGGAGCGTATAAGTTGGGAAGAAGCTCTAAGAGTAGTTTCGGAAAAACTTATTGAAACCAAAGAACGTTATGGCGCTCGGTCTGTGGCTTTTTGTCAGGGCATGCCCAAAGGACTCGAACATTTTGTGCTGATCCGTCTTGCAAACCTCTTTGGTTCCCCAAATGTTGTGGCTGTGCAGGACGTTTGTCATGCTCCCCGGGAAATTACCGGGCTTCACATGTGCGGATTTTATCCTGTGGTGGACTTCCGTCACAAAAGTAGTCTTGTAATTCTGTGGGGAAGTCATGCAACAGCAACCAACGAAGAAGGAGCCATTGGAAAGCTTCTACTTGATCAGCTTAAAGAAGGCACCCGCTTAATAACTATCGACCCGCGAAAAACTGATCTTGGAAAACGTTCTGATCTTCACCTTCAGCTTCGCCCTGGTTCCGATACGGCTCTGGCTCTAGGAATGCTCAATGTCATAATTGAAGAAAAACTATACGACGAATACTTCGTAGAAAACTGGACTCAAGGATTTGAAGATCTCGCAAGACACGTCAAAGCATATACTCCAGAAGAAGTATCCAGAATCACCTGGGTTCCAAAGGAACAAATAATTCAGACGGCGCGGCTTTACGCCACGTTAAGACCGGCGGCAATTCATTGGGGAAACGCCATAGAACAAACTCGTAAAAATTTCGATACTGCAAGGGCTCTTATTGCCATTATGGCAATCTCTGGCAATCTAGACAGTCCCGGCGGAAACATTCAGCCTCTCGATCCACCTATAGCTCCGTTGGGGAAGTTTGTTCGAGCATCGAAAATTCCCGAAAAGCCCAAAGAAATGATTCACGCTCATTTTGGGACCATCCCGCGGCTTATGACCGTCCCACCGGCTTTCTTCAGAAAGGCTGTGCTTGATGGCATTCCCTATAAGGTGCGAGCCGCCTATATGCAGTGCACAAATCCTCTTTTAACCTGGGCAGACAGTGAACTAACCGAAAGAACTCTGAAAAGCCTCGATTTCCTCGTAGTCTCAGATATTTTTATGACTCCGACGGCTCTTTATGCCGACATAGTCCTTCCAGTCGCAACCCAGTTCGAATTTAACGATATTGGACACTACGGCTTAGGTCACGGCTATATCCTGGCACGCCCCAAGATAGCAGATCCCCCTCCTGAATGCCTACCGGATATGGAAATTCTGAACGAACTTGGCAAGCGAATCACCGACCCATCGGAATGGTATGATAATTACGAAGGATTTCTTGAAGAAGTTCTGGCTCCGGCGGGAATGACCTATAAGGAGTTTGTAGAGCGCGGATATTTAGCAGGAGAAGAAAAATTCTTCAAATACCGAAATAGCGGCTTCAAAACTACGAGCGGCAAAGTAGAACTTGTGATGCCTCAGGCTTCCCGATGGGGTGCCGATCCTCTTCCTGATGGGAAGACTCTTCCTGACGAAACCGATGATAATTTCCCGCTCGTTCTAACCAGCGCCAAAGACAAAGTTTATCTTCATTCATCCTACCGATGGATAGAAGGTCTCCGCAAATTGAGCGATCATCCATGCGCAGAAATCCATCCCGAAACAGCTAAACGCTACGGAATAAAGGACGGTAGCGATGTATTGATTGAAACCAAACATGGAAAGATCATCCAGAAAGCAAAAATTACAGACTCCGTGCATCCATTTGTTGTTGTAGCCGCCTACGGCTGGTGGTTCCCGGAAGAAGGCGCTCATAAACACTACGAATGTAAGAAATCAAACTTTAATCTCCTGACATCCGCTTCCAACCCCGGTCAGGCTTTTGGAACCTGCGATTTAAAAGGCATTGCATGCAGAATCTCACCAATTGATTGA
- a CDS encoding DEAD/DEAH box helicase has product MAIQQFIKSLKSHRETRWEIVHHAILKDQPPDIVPLESALPRELSQLLRKALSSRSQSIRVNTLQGLYHHQAEALKAIRSGKHVVVSTPMASGKSLIYYLAFAEALLKDPQAKALFIFPIKALSRDQLDAASSFFSALFPEKGWSQRTSPVQVYDGDTSTRERALIRDAVPPIIITNPDMLHYAFLPYHSKWQNLWKNLRLVVLDEIHTYRGVFGSHVAQILRRLQRIQRLYSQTPNSLQFILLSATIGNPQELSSQLTGIPEEEIVLVNRSSAPLPLRHFVFLKSDYPMALTASWILAEAVEENLKTIVFTRSRRMTELIFLTFRQRFPKLAKHVSSYRAGLLPSDRREIERKLSQKKGLLGIISTSAMELGVDIGDLDVCVLAGYPGTIMNTWQRAGRVGRSGQESAIILLPQADALDQYIISHPDHILSGKAEIAVADTRNFRINTDHILCAAAEYPIQADELERKPHWFEPLRFLKATGRIVQNGGNGSWSATSLYPHRLVDIRQTGNGFTILLKAGSESPVLLGSIDGVRAFKECHPGAVYLHLGETYEVTELDLSFRRITVRPFSGPYFTMAITTKETEILEVIRSRKVRNFVLRLGRLKITEQVVGYEKKSVKTLEVLGRESLDLPPQCYETVGLWIEIDPWIQELVKKRDLHFMGGIHALEHALISMFPLLILCDRGDIGGIAYPFHPKVQKSAVFIYDGYEGGIGICEKAFDMIESLFDKVICLLDACDCAEGCPMCIHSPRCGSGNKPLDKEAAKLISRALFEFDKAEAEKTDAKIDPEPLNQPENFRERSPLVIRDRPNIAFFDLETQFLAHEVGGWNNAHLMRISVAVIYDELQSNYLTYREEEINKLIERLSRYDLVVGFNIIDFDYKVLAPYAQSDLKRHLPTFDMLKDIHRVIGRKISLDHLAAVNLKEFKLADGIQAVRWFREGKWNTLVDYCCQDVMLTRKLFYKGIEEKKLSYLDKKGVLREIAVSWSLDEIVKRSKSCITTEMQISTK; this is encoded by the coding sequence ATGGCAATTCAACAGTTCATTAAGAGTCTGAAAAGTCATCGAGAAACCAGATGGGAAATTGTTCATCATGCTATTCTCAAGGATCAGCCCCCAGATATAGTTCCGCTGGAAAGTGCCCTACCCAGGGAACTGAGTCAGCTTCTCAGAAAAGCTCTGTCTTCAAGAAGCCAGAGTATCAGAGTTAATACTCTCCAGGGGTTGTATCACCACCAGGCGGAAGCCCTTAAAGCAATTCGATCGGGAAAACACGTTGTTGTTTCTACTCCCATGGCAAGCGGCAAATCACTCATATACTACCTGGCTTTCGCCGAAGCTCTTTTGAAAGATCCCCAAGCAAAAGCCCTTTTTATATTTCCTATAAAGGCTCTAAGCCGCGATCAACTCGATGCAGCATCATCCTTTTTTTCAGCCCTTTTTCCCGAAAAGGGATGGTCACAAAGAACATCACCCGTGCAGGTCTATGATGGAGATACATCTACCAGGGAAAGAGCCCTGATTAGAGATGCCGTTCCACCGATCATCATCACAAATCCGGACATGCTCCATTATGCTTTCCTCCCCTATCACTCCAAGTGGCAAAATCTCTGGAAAAATCTTCGACTGGTAGTTCTTGACGAAATTCACACCTATCGGGGAGTTTTCGGAAGCCATGTAGCTCAGATTTTAAGACGCCTTCAACGTATTCAAAGGCTCTACAGTCAGACACCCAATTCTCTACAGTTCATACTTCTCTCAGCTACCATCGGAAACCCTCAGGAACTCTCTTCCCAACTCACCGGTATCCCCGAAGAAGAAATAGTGCTCGTTAACCGCTCTTCAGCCCCTCTTCCGCTCCGACATTTTGTTTTTCTAAAGAGCGATTACCCCATGGCTCTCACGGCTTCCTGGATCCTTGCTGAAGCCGTAGAAGAAAATCTCAAAACAATCGTTTTTACTCGCTCCAGACGCATGACAGAGCTTATCTTTTTGACATTTCGACAGCGCTTCCCCAAACTTGCAAAACATGTGAGTTCTTACCGAGCCGGGCTTTTGCCATCCGACCGGCGAGAAATCGAGAGAAAGCTCTCTCAGAAAAAAGGTCTTCTAGGCATTATCAGCACCAGCGCCATGGAACTTGGTGTGGATATCGGAGATCTGGATGTATGCGTGCTTGCTGGCTATCCCGGAACAATCATGAATACATGGCAGAGAGCCGGGCGAGTTGGTAGAAGCGGGCAAGAATCGGCAATCATATTGCTTCCTCAGGCTGATGCTCTGGACCAATACATCATATCCCATCCGGATCACATCTTATCAGGAAAGGCTGAAATAGCTGTTGCCGATACCAGAAATTTCCGAATCAACACTGATCACATCCTTTGCGCCGCTGCAGAATATCCTATCCAGGCTGACGAACTGGAAAGGAAACCCCACTGGTTTGAACCGCTCAGGTTTCTAAAAGCTACAGGGAGAATCGTTCAAAATGGAGGAAACGGATCATGGAGCGCCACATCCTTATACCCGCACAGACTGGTTGATATTCGCCAGACGGGAAATGGATTCACTATCCTGCTAAAAGCCGGAAGTGAGTCACCAGTTTTACTGGGGTCTATTGATGGAGTCCGAGCATTTAAAGAATGCCATCCCGGTGCGGTTTACCTTCACCTTGGAGAAACTTACGAGGTTACAGAACTTGACCTATCTTTCCGCCGCATCACAGTTCGCCCTTTTTCCGGACCTTACTTCACCATGGCTATAACCACCAAGGAAACGGAAATCCTCGAAGTCATCAGGAGCAGAAAGGTCCGTAATTTTGTCTTGAGGCTCGGTCGCTTAAAAATAACAGAACAGGTAGTAGGATACGAAAAAAAGTCAGTAAAAACTCTGGAAGTTCTGGGTCGAGAAAGTCTCGATCTTCCGCCACAGTGTTATGAGACTGTGGGGCTGTGGATCGAAATTGACCCCTGGATTCAGGAACTGGTCAAAAAAAGAGACCTTCACTTCATGGGCGGCATCCATGCTTTAGAACACGCTCTTATCAGCATGTTTCCATTGCTTATCCTCTGTGATCGCGGCGACATTGGCGGTATTGCCTATCCCTTCCACCCAAAAGTTCAAAAAAGTGCCGTTTTTATCTACGACGGATATGAAGGTGGAATCGGTATTTGCGAAAAAGCGTTTGATATGATAGAATCTTTGTTTGACAAAGTCATATGTCTTCTTGACGCTTGCGACTGTGCTGAAGGATGTCCTATGTGCATTCATTCTCCACGCTGTGGCTCAGGCAATAAACCTCTTGACAAGGAAGCAGCAAAGTTGATTTCAAGAGCTCTCTTTGAGTTTGACAAAGCTGAAGCAGAAAAAACCGATGCGAAAATTGATCCCGAGCCGTTGAATCAGCCTGAAAATTTCCGGGAACGTTCTCCTTTAGTTATTAGAGACCGACCCAACATAGCCTTTTTCGATCTTGAAACTCAATTTCTAGCACACGAAGTGGGAGGATGGAACAATGCCCATCTTATGAGAATTTCTGTGGCTGTTATCTATGACGAACTCCAGAGCAACTATCTAACCTACCGCGAAGAAGAGATAAACAAACTCATAGAAAGACTGTCCAGGTATGATCTCGTCGTGGGCTTCAATATCATCGACTTTGACTACAAAGTTCTTGCGCCTTATGCACAATCTGACCTTAAACGACACCTTCCAACCTTTGATATGCTCAAAGACATCCATCGTGTAATCGGACGCAAAATAAGCCTTGATCATCTTGCAGCTGTAAATCTAAAGGAATTCAAACTTGCTGACGGAATTCAGGCAGTGCGGTGGTTCAGAGAAGGAAAGTGGAACACTCTGGTCGATTACTGTTGTCAAGACGTTATGCTTACAAGGAAGCTCTTTTACAAAGGGATCGAAGAAAAAAAGCTCAGCTATCTTGATAAAAAAGGCGTCCTTAGAGAGATTGCGGTTTCATGGTCGTTGGATGAAATAGTAAAAAGGAGCAAATCATGCATAACAACGGAGATGCAAATATCCACGAAATAA
- the recR gene encoding recombination mediator RecR, with protein MKAYPAVVLDVIDRIKRLPGFGEKSAARLALYLINAPDREAEDLAEAILRMKRELALCKKCFHIAEGDLCTICSDPSRNKEEICVVETISDLIAIEQTGAFKGLYHVLHGVLNPLDNIGPDEIRLKELVDRIQTEPIKEVIIATNPSAQGEATAHYILRLIKKDTVKVTRIGLGIPMGGDIKYIDKMTITQAMLGRRPLDKEENKR; from the coding sequence ATGAAAGCTTATCCTGCGGTAGTTCTGGACGTCATTGACAGGATAAAGCGACTCCCGGGGTTTGGTGAAAAGAGCGCCGCACGGCTTGCTTTATATTTAATCAATGCTCCAGACAGAGAAGCAGAAGATCTTGCCGAAGCTATCCTCAGGATGAAGCGCGAACTAGCTCTTTGCAAAAAGTGCTTTCATATTGCTGAAGGAGATCTATGCACCATTTGTTCTGATCCATCCAGAAATAAAGAAGAAATCTGCGTTGTTGAAACTATCTCTGACTTGATAGCTATAGAGCAAACTGGCGCTTTCAAAGGACTTTACCATGTCCTTCATGGTGTTCTAAATCCGCTTGACAACATCGGACCAGATGAAATTCGTCTAAAGGAACTAGTAGATCGCATACAGACAGAACCGATCAAAGAGGTCATTATAGCTACAAATCCGTCAGCTCAGGGCGAAGCAACGGCTCATTACATTCTTAGGCTTATTAAAAAAGACACTGTAAAGGTTACTAGGATTGGGCTTGGCATTCCCATGGGGGGCGATATAAAATATATTGACAAAATGACAATAACCCAGGCTATGCTGGGAAGGAGGCCCTTAGATAAAGAGGAGAACAAACGGTGA